From one Streptomyces sp. R41 genomic stretch:
- a CDS encoding type II secretion system F family protein — translation MNLTMPILIGAVLGLGIYALVRALMPSKRSAVAQVARIDAMRARGAAYESAHHAQQEAGRLGSVRAQVGARVAEFYLQQGWEQRSLRADLAVLDRSWEKFLATKALLAAAGLFFGPFLFAIVWTLGFGSSPIIPVWLALLFALVFFFLPDVEVRRDAADKRRDLRRVIGAYLDLVAMSLAGGRGLPEALMAAAEVSDGWATQRIRNALADARITGISQWQALGSLGEELGVEELKDLSASLALVADDGAKVRESLASRAETMRHRELSEIEGSAGEKSQSMLVAQLLLCAGFLVFLIFPAAMRVFQV, via the coding sequence ATGAACCTGACCATGCCGATCCTGATCGGTGCCGTACTGGGCCTCGGGATCTACGCCCTCGTACGCGCCCTCATGCCGTCGAAGCGCAGCGCGGTCGCGCAGGTCGCGCGCATCGACGCGATGCGGGCGCGCGGGGCGGCGTACGAGTCCGCGCACCACGCCCAGCAGGAGGCCGGCAGGCTCGGCAGCGTACGGGCCCAAGTGGGCGCCCGTGTCGCCGAGTTCTATCTGCAGCAGGGCTGGGAACAGCGCTCGCTGCGGGCCGACCTGGCGGTCCTGGACCGGAGTTGGGAGAAGTTCCTCGCGACGAAGGCCCTGCTGGCCGCGGCGGGCCTGTTCTTCGGCCCGTTCCTCTTCGCCATCGTCTGGACGCTCGGCTTCGGCAGCAGTCCGATCATCCCGGTCTGGCTGGCGCTGCTCTTCGCGCTCGTCTTCTTCTTCCTCCCGGACGTGGAGGTACGGCGGGACGCGGCGGACAAGCGGCGTGACCTGCGGCGCGTGATCGGCGCGTATCTGGACCTGGTGGCGATGAGCCTGGCCGGCGGCCGGGGTCTTCCCGAGGCGCTGATGGCCGCCGCCGAGGTCTCCGACGGCTGGGCGACGCAGCGCATCCGCAACGCGCTCGCCGACGCCCGGATCACCGGCATCAGCCAGTGGCAGGCGCTCGGCTCGCTCGGCGAGGAGCTGGGCGTGGAAGAACTGAAGGACCTCTCGGCCTCGTTGGCGCTGGTCGCGGACGACGGCGCGAAGGTGCGCGAGTCGCTCGCCTCGCGCGCCGAGACGATGCGGCACCGCGAACTCTCCGAGATCGAGGGCAGCGCGGGCGAGAAGTCGCAGTCGATGCTGGTCGCCCAGCTGCTGCTGTGCGCGGGCTTCCTGGTCTTCCTGATCTTCCCGGCGGCGATGCGCGTGTTCCAGGTCTGA
- a CDS encoding TadE family protein has product MTAIEFVLLTPVLFFMIFATVQFALYFFADHVAQAAAQAGARKARAVADEQPGAWRGEARDVVDSYIRQLGPQLVLSPDVTMLQPEQNTVGVEITAKVPTVFPGLDLTVHAQSSGPVERFVKEGEN; this is encoded by the coding sequence ATGACCGCGATCGAGTTCGTGCTGCTCACGCCGGTGCTCTTCTTCATGATCTTCGCGACGGTGCAGTTCGCGCTGTACTTCTTCGCGGACCATGTGGCCCAGGCGGCGGCCCAGGCGGGCGCCCGCAAGGCGCGTGCCGTGGCCGACGAACAGCCCGGCGCGTGGCGCGGCGAAGCTCGCGACGTCGTCGACAGCTACATCCGCCAGCTCGGCCCGCAGCTGGTGCTCTCCCCGGACGTGACGATGCTCCAGCCCGAGCAGAACACGGTGGGCGTGGAGATCACGGCGAAGGTGCCCACGGTCTTTCCGGGGCTCGACCTGACGGTGCACGCGCAGTCGTCGGGGCCGGTGGAGAGGTTCGTCAAGGAGGGGGAGAACTGA
- a CDS encoding TadE/TadG family type IV pilus assembly protein, whose translation MTGLVSLVRDRASRDRGLSTIEVVILAPVMILFILVLVAFGQLVDGRGALDGAARDAARAGSIQKDHSTAMAEAKKAAEADLADVCSGPVTVNQTSSGFEPDTLFTVEVSCEVRGLAMIGLDVPTTLSASFSSPLDPFRRTA comes from the coding sequence ATGACCGGTCTGGTCTCCCTCGTACGGGACCGGGCATCCCGTGACCGGGGCCTGTCCACGATCGAGGTCGTGATCCTGGCGCCGGTGATGATCCTCTTCATTCTCGTCCTGGTGGCCTTCGGGCAGTTGGTGGACGGGCGGGGCGCACTCGACGGGGCAGCCCGGGACGCCGCGCGCGCCGGGTCGATCCAGAAGGACCACTCGACGGCCATGGCCGAGGCGAAGAAGGCGGCGGAGGCGGATCTCGCGGACGTCTGCTCCGGCCCGGTGACCGTGAACCAGACGAGCTCCGGCTTCGAGCCCGACACCCTGTTCACGGTCGAGGTGAGCTGTGAGGTGCGGGGGCTGGCGATGATCGGTCTCGACGTGCCCACGACGCTCTCGGCCAGCTTCAGCTCGCCACTCGACCCGTTCAGGAGGACGGCATGA
- a CDS encoding pilus assembly protein TadG-related protein, translated as MAARRARLDDRGSGAGAVIIFAIVFLSLSAFVIDGGMSISKRERAADIAEQAARYAAQDIDREALYQNQNGPAPIRYENCGARVKAFAREMGMSGADIAATHCVAANADQVEVEVQLTYSPVFTGMFYGGDVVVHGQAVAENEVG; from the coding sequence GTGGCGGCCCGCCGTGCCCGCCTCGACGACCGCGGCTCGGGCGCCGGCGCGGTCATCATCTTCGCGATCGTCTTCCTCTCCCTCTCGGCCTTCGTCATCGACGGCGGGATGTCCATCTCCAAGCGGGAGCGTGCCGCGGACATCGCGGAACAGGCTGCGCGGTACGCCGCCCAGGACATCGACCGCGAGGCCCTCTACCAGAACCAGAACGGCCCCGCCCCCATCCGCTACGAGAACTGCGGCGCCCGCGTCAAGGCCTTCGCCCGCGAAATGGGCATGTCCGGCGCGGACATCGCGGCCACCCACTGCGTCGCCGCCAACGCCGACCAGGTCGAGGTCGAGGTCCAGCTCACCTACTCCCCGGTCTTCACGGGCATGTTCTACGGCGGAGACGTGGTCGTCCACGGCCAGGCGGTTGCGGAGAACGAGGTCGGCTGA